A part of Acipenser ruthenus chromosome 12, fAciRut3.2 maternal haplotype, whole genome shotgun sequence genomic DNA contains:
- the LOC117416738 gene encoding solute carrier family 2, facilitated glucose transporter member 2-like, with product MESGKELSGTLMLAVFTAVLGSFQYGYSLGVINAPQKIIETHYGRVLNVLPNESLLLNGTEARVLHPSVTMYWSLSVSIFSIGGMVSSFLVGWVGDSLGRIKGMFTVNILAVVGGLLMGLAKMGPAHILVIAGRAVMGFYCGLSSGLVPMYIGEIAPTAYRGALGTLHQLAIVTGILISQVIGLDFLLGNDIMWPVLLGLSGAPSILQSVLLLICPESPRYLYIKLGKEEEAKKTLKRFKGEYDTTKDIAEMQKEKEEAMKESKVSLLQLIRSPSYRQPLFVALMLHLSQQFSGVNAIFYYSTAIFTTAGVGQPVYATIGVGVINTILTMVSVLIVDKAGRRNLFLIGLAGMCLCAIMMTVGLVLLSTYSWMSYISMTAIFLFVSFFEIGPGPIPWFIVAELFSQGPRPAALALAGCCNWTSNFIIGMCFPYIEALCGSYVFIIFAVMLFGFTLFTYFRVPETKGKTFEEISSEFRRRRHAPPSGPKTATELELLERSTDA from the exons ATGGAATCAGGGAAG GAGTTATCCGGGACTCTGATGCTGGCTGTCTTCACTGCTGTTCTGGGTTCATTTCAGTATGGTTATAGCCTTGGAGTCATCAATGCACCACAAAag ATTATAGAAACACACTATGGGCGGGTTCTAAACGTGCTGCCGAATGAATCCCTCCTCCTGAATGGTACAGAGGCTCGGGTGCTCCATCCATCCGTCACAATGTACTGGTCCCTGTCAGTGTCCATCTTCTCCATTGGAGGCATGGTCTCCTCCTTCCTGGTGGGATGGGTTGGAGACAGCCTGGGAAG GATAAAGGGCATGTTCACTGTGAACATTCTGGCAGTGGTGGGAGGTCTGTTGATGGGTTTGGCCAAAATGGGGCCTGCACATATCCTGGTCATTGCAGGAAGAGCTGTGATGGGGTTTTACTGTG GGTTGTCTTCTGGACTTGTGCCAATGTACATTGGAGAGATCGCTCCCACAGCCTATCGTGGTGCCTTGGGAACTTTACACCAGTTGGCGATTGTCACTGGTATTTTAATCAGCCAG GTTATTGGTCTGGATTTTCTACTGGGCAATGACATCATGTGGCCAGTGCTTCTGGGCTTGTCAGGGGCGCCGTCCATTCTCCAGAGTGTACTGCTCCTGATATGTCCAGAGAGCCCCCGCTACCTCTACATCAAACTTGGGAAGGAGGAAGAAGCTAAGAAAA CTTTGAAACGGTTCAAGGGAGAATATGACACCACTAAGGACATAGCAGAGATGCAGAAAGAGAAGGAAGAAGCTATGAAAGAAAGCAAAGTGTCCCTCCTGCAGCTCATCCGCTCTCCCTCGTACCGGCAGCCACTGTTTGTCGCCTTGATGCTGCACCTGTCGCAGCAGTTTTCAGGAGTCAACGCA ATTTTTTACTACTCGACAGCTATTTTCACAACAGCTGGTGTCGGCCAACCAGTTTATGCTACGATAGGAGTCGGTGTCATTAACACCATTTTAACCATGGTCTCA gtcCTCATTGTTGATAAAGCTGGGAGGCGCAATCTTTTTCTCATTGGATTAGCAGGGATGTGCCTTTGTGCTATAATGATGACAGTTGGCCTGGTCTTATTG AGCACGTATTCCTGGATGAGCTATATTAGCATGACGGCCATCTTCCTGTTTGTGTCCTTCTTTGAGATCGGGCCTGGTCCCATCCCATGGTTCATTGTGGCTGAGCTCTTCAGCCAGGGCCCCCGTCCTGCTGCTTTAGCCTTGGCAGGCTGCTGTAACTGGACCTCAAACTTCATTATTGGCATGTGTTTTCCGTACATAGAG gCCCTATGTGGAAGTTATGTCTTTATAATCTTCGCCGTGATGCTTTTTGGTTTTACACTGTTTACATACTTCAGGGTGCCTGAAACAAAAGGCAAGACTTTTGAGGAAATTTCTTCCGAATTCCGACGCAGGAGACACGCTCCACCCTCTGGCCCCAAAACAGCCACGGAGCTGGAGCTCTTGGAGAGATCAACAGACGCTTGA